Part of the Alteracholeplasma palmae J233 genome, TTGAAGCTTCAAGAAACCATACAACTCCAAGACCATATATCAAAGTAAATATAACCACAGCAAAAAAACGTTTAATCTCGGGTCCTATTTTTAATCTAAATTGTTCACTTTGAATCACACTTTTTAATTTTTGCATCTTAATCCTCTAATATATGATTTATTTTCTTATCCAGTTCAAATCTTTCAAATAATACTTTTGCTTCCCCTAGTTCTTTTTCTTTTGTTACACCAAATGTTTCTAGACTAGTAAATGTAGTTTCTTCTGCCTTTATTTGTTCTAATATATTTTCTGCTGTTTCTGGTAAAAATGGTTTTAATAAAACTGCAATATATCTAATAGTTTCTACTAAATGATATAACACATGATCAAGTGTTTCTTGAGCATTTTCATCTTTGAATAATTTCCATGGTTCTGAAACATCAATATACTTATTAGCATAACGAGCAAGTTGAACTACTTCTTCTAGTGCCTCCCCTATTTTTAATGAATCAATGAATGTTCTCATACGTGGTAAAACTTCTAATGCTTTTTCTTCCAAGCTCAGTTCAAATGGTTCTTTTAAGATAACTCTTTTAATATGACCATCACGATATTTTTTAGCCATTCCAATAGTTCTATTAACTAAATTACCAATTGTATTTGCTAAATCACTATTATTTCTTTCAATTAAAAGTTCATATGTAATATTACCATCTTGAGCATATGGTATTTCATGTAAAACATAATATCTTAACACATCTACACCAAAATGTTTAACTAAATCATCTGTATATAAGACATTCCCAACTGACTTGCTCATCTTATTTTTATCAAATAAGATCCATGGATGACAGAAAATTTGTTTAGGTAATTCTAATTCTAATGCCATTAATAATATCGGCCAATAAATTGTATGAAATCTAGCAATATCTTTTCCAATTAAATGAATATCTGCAGGCCATAACTTATTAAATAATTCTGTTTTTGGTTCATTAGGATGATATCCTATTCCAGTAATATAGTTACTTAAAGCATCTATCCAAACATAAATAACATGTTTAGGATCAAATGGTACTGGAATGCCCCATTTAAAGGATGTTCTTGAAATAGAAAGATCTGGAAGTGGTTCTTTTAAGAAATTTTGAATCATTTCATTTTTTCTACTTTCAGGTCTAATAAAATCTGGATGAGTTTCAATATGCTTTAAAAGTCTTTCTTGATATTTTTCTAATTTTAAGAAATATGCATCTTCACTTGTCCAAACAGGAATATCTCCATTAGGTCCTTTGCCATCTACAATATCGTTTTCAGAGATATAAGCCTCTTCAGCAACCGAATACCAACCTTCATATTTACCTAAATAAATATCTCCTTGATCATATAATTTTTGAAAAATAGCTTGAACTGATTTT contains:
- the metG gene encoding methionine--tRNA ligase — protein: MKEKFYITSAIAYASAIPHIGNVYEVILADAIARFKRLDGHEVFFQTGTDEHGQKIETNAAKQELKPKAYVDMISSEIKRIYDLVGVSYDKFIRTTDSDHEKSVQAIFQKLYDQGDIYLGKYEGWYSVAEEAYISENDIVDGKGPNGDIPVWTSEDAYFLKLEKYQERLLKHIETHPDFIRPESRKNEMIQNFLKEPLPDLSISRTSFKWGIPVPFDPKHVIYVWIDALSNYITGIGYHPNEPKTELFNKLWPADIHLIGKDIARFHTIYWPILLMALELELPKQIFCHPWILFDKNKMSKSVGNVLYTDDLVKHFGVDVLRYYVLHEIPYAQDGNITYELLIERNNSDLANTIGNLVNRTIGMAKKYRDGHIKRVILKEPFELSLEEKALEVLPRMRTFIDSLKIGEALEEVVQLARYANKYIDVSEPWKLFKDENAQETLDHVLYHLVETIRYIAVLLKPFLPETAENILEQIKAEETTFTSLETFGVTKEKELGEAKVLFERFELDKKINHILED